The proteins below are encoded in one region of Salvelinus namaycush isolate Seneca chromosome 32, SaNama_1.0, whole genome shotgun sequence:
- the LOC120027314 gene encoding extracellular matrix protein 1-like has translation MISAGFFAHSWLLALLTLHCAKLGGTQNFGSLQEPDVPFPPAYPTLQNLAAICQYGQSRPRYPPSFFPRSGVSFFRRCGKAINRLESWYGMCCSGEVAQQNVQILCCAQQAWQNALSMFCVEEFAVMTKAYPCCRKSGEARWSCFNDELPNPFYEPTAGYMAPQMPHEPGFTWKPNTC, from the exons atgaTTTCGGCTGGATTTTTTGCACATTCTTGGTTACTTGCACTACTGACTCTTCATTGTGCAAAACTTGGAG GTACCCAGAATTTTGGCTCTCTGCAGGAGCCTGACGTCCCTTTCCCTCCTGCATACCCAACCCTACAGAATCTTGCTGCCATATGTCAGTATGGACAGAGTCGCCCCCGGTATCCACCTAGCTTCTTTCCTCGCTCTGGTGTCAGTTTTTTCCGGCGCTGTGGAAAAGCCATCAATCGTTTGGAGTCTTGGTACGGCATGTGCTGCAGTGGAGAAGTCGCCCAGCAAAACGTCCAGATCCTGTGCTGCGCTCAGCAAGCT tggcagaatGCACTCTCCATGTTCTGTGTTGAAGAGTTTGCCGTAATGACCAAGGCATACCCGTGCTGCAGGAAGAGTGGAGAGGCCAGGTGGAGCTGCTTTAACGATGAACTCCCAAACCCCTTTTACGAGCCCACTGCAGGCTACATGGCCCCCCAGATGCCTCATGAACCAGGGTTCACCTGGAAGCCAAACACATGTTAG